A region from the Cyprinus carpio isolate SPL01 chromosome A8, ASM1834038v1, whole genome shotgun sequence genome encodes:
- the slc44a5b gene encoding choline transporter-like protein 5-B isoform X2, whose amino-acid sequence MARKSAIPPSYYGEPHKFDPTFRGPVHQRGCTDVLCCVIFVIVILGYIVLGTVAWMHGDPRKVVYPTDSYGQFCGQQGTPNANKAILFYFNILQCANPTVLINLQCPTTQLCVSKCPDRFATYIDMQINYRRNKSYWEYYKQFCKPGFNYPDKPVSHVLRDEDCPPMIVPSRPFLQRCFPDFITRNGTLTVANQTIFKDGHGRIRSVVDLRDAANKVTAMQQGTESGITSLLDAKEVGIKIFEDYASSWFWILIGLVISMLVSLIFILLLRFTAGVLFWMVIFGVIAAVGYGIWHCYWEYSSLQGKPDSDITISDIGFQTDFRVYLQLSQTWLIFMISLAVIEAIIILVLIFVRNRVRIAIALLKEGSKAIGCIMTTLFYPIITFLLLALCIAYWAVTAVFLASSGDAVYKVMSTLPNCKYTNLTCDPETFSQSNVTKLCPGSQCTFAFYGGESLYHRYIFVLQLCNLLVFLWVVNFTIALGQCTLAGAFASYYWALRKPEDIPACPLASSFGRALRYHTGSLAFGALILSIVQFIRIILEYLDHKMKGAHNAFTRFLLCCLKCCFWCLERFIKFMNRNAYIMISIYGKNFCGSARDAFFLLMRNVMRVAVLDKVTDFLLFLGKLLISGSVGVLAFFFFTRQIPVIQEEVPSLNYYWVPLLTVIFGSYMIAHGFFNVYAMCVDTLFLCFLLDLEKNDGSVSRPYYMASSLRAILNKKNHKRPDEKKKGRNRRSSNQTKSTDM is encoded by the exons GGGAGCCACACAAATTTGACCCCACATTCAGAGGACCAGTTCACCAAAG GGGCTGCACAGACGTGCTTTGCTGTGTGATCTTTGTCATCGTCATCCTCGGTTACATCGTTTTGGGAACAGTGG cTTGGATGCATGGGGATCCCCGGAAAGTTGTCTACCCGACAGATAGCTATGGGCAGTTCTGTGGACAGCAGGGTACTCCTAATGC AAATAAAGCCATATTATTTTACTTCAATATCTTGCAATGTGCCAATCCTACAGTCCTCATTAACCTTCAGTGCCCTACAACTCAG CTGTGTGTATCCAAGTGCCCAGACAGATTTGCCACTTACATCGACATGCAAATCAACTACAGACGCAATAAAAGCTACTGGGAATACTACAAGCAATTCTGCAAGCCGGGCTTCAACTATCCTGATAAG CCGGTTTCTCATGTGCTTCGGGATGAAGATTGTCCCCCAATGATTGTGCCAAGCAGAccat TTCTCCAGAGGTGCTTTCCTGATTTCATCACTAGAAACGGAACATTAACTGTTGCCAACCAAACAATCTTCAAAGATGGACACGGTAGAATCAGAAGTGTCGTCGATCTGAGAGATGCAGCAAA CAAAGTTACAGCTATGCAGCAAGGAACAGAAAG TGGCATCACCAGCCTTTTGGATGCAAAGGAAGTGGGCATCAAGATCTTTGAGGATTACGCCAGCTCATGGTTTTGGATCCTAAT TGGTCTGGTGATAAGTATGCTGGTCAGTCTGATCTTCATTCTGCTGCTGAGGTTCACCGCTGGCGTTCTCTTCTGGATGGTCATCTTCGGGGTCATCGCAGCTGTGGGCTACG GAATATGGCATTGTTACTGGGAGTACAGTTCACTCCAGGGGAAGCCAGACTCTGACATCACTATCTCAGACATTGGATTCCAGACTGACTTCCGGGTTTATTTGCAGCTGAGTCAGACCTGGCTCATATTCA TGATCTCCTTGGCCGTCATTGAAGCTATCATCATCTTAGTGCTGATATTCGTGCGGAACAGAGTTCGTATTGCCATCGCTCTGCTAAAGGAAGGCAGCAA GGCGATTGGTTGCATCATGACAACACTGTTCTATCCCATCATCACCTTCCTGCTTCTGGCTCTCTGTATTGCATACTGGGCTGTTACAGCGGT GTTCCTGGCATCATCTGGTGATGCAGTATATAAAGTAATGTCAACGCTACCCAACTGCAAGTATACCAACCTCACCTGTGACCCAGAG ACCTTCAGTCAGTCCAATGTCACTAAACTGTGTCCGGGGTCCCAGTGCACCTTTGCTTTTTACGGTGGGGAGAGTTTGTACCACCGTTATATCTTTGTTCTTCAGCTCTGCAATTTGCTGGTCTTCCTCTGGGTGGTGAATTTCACCATTGCTCTGGGCCAGTGCACCCTTGCCGGGGCTTTTGCCTCGTATTACTGGGCCTTGAGGAAGCCAGAAGACATCCCAGCTTGCCCGCTGGCTTCATCATTTGGCAGGGCTTTAAG GTATCACACAGGCTCTCTTGCATTTGGAGCTTTGATTCTGTCCATTGTACAGTTTATCCGGATTATTCTTGAGTATCTCGACCACAAAATGAAAG GTGCTCACAATGCATTTACACGCTTCTTACTGTGCTGCCTAAAATGCTGTTTCTGGTGCCTAGAGCGCTTCATCAAGTTTATGAACAGGAATGCTTATATTATG ATTTCAATATATGGGAAGAATTTCTGTGGCTCAGCGCGAGACGCTTTCTTCCTGTTAATGAGGAACGTTATGAG AGTTGCTGTTCTAGACAAGGTGACTGACTTCCTGCTGTTCTTGGGGAAACTGCTGATCTCAGGGAGTGTGG GTGTCCTTGCGTTCTTTTTCTTCACCCGCCAAATACCAGTAATCCAGGAAGAGGTGCCATCGTTAAATTATTATTGGGTCCCTCTACTG ACTGTGATATTTGGATCCTATATGATTGCACATGGGTTCTTTAACGTCTATGCCATGTGTGTAGATACATTGTTCCTCTGCTTCT TGCTTGATCTGGAGAAGAATGACGGCTCAGTGTCCCGTCCGTATTACATGGCCAGCAGCCTGCGTGCCATCCTCAACAAGAAGAACCACAAGAGAccagatgagaaaaagaaagGTAGAAACAGAAGAAGTAGCAACCAAACAAAAAGCACTGACATGTAA